One Molothrus ater isolate BHLD 08-10-18 breed brown headed cowbird chromosome 4, BPBGC_Mater_1.1, whole genome shotgun sequence genomic window carries:
- the TLR3 gene encoding toll-like receptor 3 yields MMRNSILWWSSLCVRLMFVFWPCASAGKQCHIQNEMADCSHLKLTQIPSDLPDNITSLDISHNQLRQLAPANLTKYSQLVYLNAGYNSISKLQPELCQNVPLLQILKLEHNELYKLPDRVFASCTNLTELNLGYNRLNIKNHPFKTLKNLKILDLSHNSLKSANLGLEQQLEKLHELMLGSNQITELKKEDFSFLSNTSLNSLDLSSNPLKEFHTGCFHTIGNLCGLILNNVELGENRTKKLCTELSNTAIRNLSLSHVKLSYIGKSTFQGLQATNLTILNLSQNSLSVIENDSFQWLSSLQYLNLKINNIHVTSRLFYGLSSLKYLNLINSLAGKIEDFSFHWLYHLEYLIMDNNNFPGITANMFTGLNNLKYLSLCNCNINLQRITNKTFSSLANSSLQVLNLTKTRISTIESGAFSSLGHLKILDLGLNEISQQLTGHEFKGLNNIQDIYLSYNKNLTLQSESFIFVPGLRKLMLRKVGCSNLDLSPSPFHPLRNLTVLDISNNNVANIKEDLFDGLDKLDILDLQHNNLARLWKHANPGGPVLFLKGLPNLQILNLKSNGLDEIPVQVFRGLFQLKHLDLGSNNLNLLPATLFDDQASLNSLNLQKNLITSVEEKVFGPPFRSLRRLEMDSNPFDCTCESIAWFADWLNETQADIPVLRSQYICNTPPKYHGSLVLYFDSSACKDSAPFKLLFVISSTIVMLFIFIVLTIHFEGWRIAFYWNILVNRMLGFKEFERQQEQYDYDAYVIHAREDKNWVSKNFMSLEKNNHFEIKFCLEERDFEAGVSVIEATINSIKMSRKIIFVVTEHLLEDPWCKNFKVYHALQQAIEQSRDSIILIFLDDIQDYKLYHALHLRRGMFRSHCILNWPAQKERVSAFHQQLAMALKCKSKVH; encoded by the exons ATGATGCGAAACTCTATTCTTTGGTGGAGCAGCTTATGTGTCAGACTGATGTTTGTCTTCTGGCCGTGTGCATCAGCTGGAAAGCAATGTCATATCCAAAATGAAATGGCTGACTGCAGTCACCTAAAGCTGACTCAAATTCCCTCTGATCTTCCAGACAATATAACGAGTTTGGACATTTCTCATAATCAGCTAAGACAGCTAGCTCCTGCAAATTTGACCAAGTACAGCCAGCTGGTTTACTTGAATGCAGGCTACAACAGCATCTCTAAACTGCAACCAGAATTGTGCCAAAATGTGCCCCTGTTGCAGATTCTGAAGTTAGAACATAATGAATTGTATAAGCTCCCTGACAGAGTCTTTGCTTCCTGCACCAACCTGACTGAGCTCAATCTAGGATACAACAGactaaatataaaaaatcaTCCTTTCAAAACCCTGAAG AACTTGAAAATTTTGGACCTATCTCATAATTCTTTGAAGTCAGCCAATTTAGGATTGGAGCAACAGTTGGAGAAACTTCATGAACTCATGTTGGGGAGCAACCAAATCACTGAGTTGAAAAAAGAAGACTTCAGTTTTCTTAGCAACACCTCATTAAATAGTCTTGATTTGTCATCAAATCCACTAAAAGAG TTTCATACGGGATGCTTCCATACAATTGGAAATTTGTGTGGCCTCATACTGAACAATGTTGAACTTGGTGAAAATCGCACAAAGAAACTTTGTACAGAATTGTCAAACACAGCAATTCGAAACCTCTCACTAAGCCATGTGAAACTTTCCTACATTGGCAAGTCAACTTTCCAGGGACTACAAGCAACAAATCTTACAATTTTAAACCTTTCCCAAAATTCTCTCTCTGTCATAGAAAATGACTCATTTCAGTGGCTTTCAAGTTTACAATATTTAAACCTGAAGATTAATAATATTCATGTAACTTCACGTTTATTTTATGGATTATCCAGCCTTAAATATTTGAATCTCATAAACTCACTTGCTGGGAAaattgaagatttttcttttcattggcTATACCACCTGGAGTACCTTATAATGGATAATAACAATTTTCCAGGAATTACTGCTAACATGTTCACAGGTCTGAACAACCTGAAATATCTGAGTCTCTGCAACTGCAACATAAACTTACAAAGAATAactaataaaacattttcatcaCTTGCTAATTCTAGCTTACAGGTTCTCAACCTCACAAAAACCAGAATCTCTACAATAGAAAGTGGGGCATTTTCTTCCCTGGGACACCTGAAAATTCTTGATCTTGGTCTCAATGAAATTAGTCAACAGCTTACAGGTCATGAGTTTAAAGGTCTCAATAATATACAAGATATTTATCTTTCCTATAATAAAAACTTGACTTTGCAAAGTGAATCATTCATATTTGTCCCAGGCCTTAGAAAACTGATGCTGAGGAAGGTAGGCTGCAGTAATCTGGACCTTTCTCCTTCACCTTTTCATCCTCTACGAAACCTGACTGTCCTGGACATCAGCAATAACAACGTAGCAAACATAAAAGAAGACTTGTTTGATGGACTTGACAAACTTGACATCCTGGATTTGCAGCACAATAATTTAGCCCGGCTTTGGAAACATGCAAATCCGGGTggccctgttctttttttaaagggtCTTCCCAATTTGcaaattcttaatttaaaatcaaatggGCTTGATGAAATTCCAGTTCAGGTTTTCAGGGGTCTGTTTCAATTAAAACACTTGGATTTAGGCTCAAATAATTTGAATTTGCTTCCAGCAACTCTGTTTGATGACCAAGCCTCTCTGAATTCATTGAACCTTCAGAAAAATCTGATAACCTCAGTTGAAGAGAAAGTATTTGGTCCACCTTTCAGGAGCTTGAGAAGACTAGAGATGGATTCCAATCCCTTTGATTGTACCTGTGAAAGCATTGCTTGGTTTGCTGATTGGCTTAATGAGACCCAAGCAGATATACCTGTATTGAGGTCCCAGTACATCTGCAACACCCCACCTAAATATCATGGTAGTCTAGTTTTGTATTTTGATAGTTCAGCCTGCAAAGACAGTGCTCCATTTAAACTTCTTTTTGTGATCTCTTCCACTATTGTAATGCTATTCATTTTTATTGTCCTTACCATCCATTTTGAAGGGTGGAGAATAGCTTTCTACTGGAATATTTTAGTCAATCGAATGCTTGGTTTTAAAGAATTTGAGAGACAACAGGAACAGTATGATTATGATGCATATGTTATTCATGCAAGAGAGGACAAGAATTGGGTGTCTAAAAATTTCAtgtctctggaaaaaaataaccactTTGAAATTAAGTTTTGTTTAGAAGAACGGGATTTTGAAGCAGGCGTATCTGTAATTGAAGCCACAATTAACAGCATAAAAATGAGCAGGAAGATTATTTTTGTTGTGACTGAACACCTTTTAGAGGATCCCTGGTGTAAAAA